From Perognathus longimembris pacificus isolate PPM17 chromosome 22, ASM2315922v1, whole genome shotgun sequence, one genomic window encodes:
- the LOC125339968 gene encoding vomeronasal type-2 receptor 116-like: protein MTPLLIVSYISAEQSNTGDAWFFFKNYQFVLSLAFAIEGINKSSHLLHNLTLGFHICDIQYGNWLAFKNPFICLFGKYKSPNYSCMRESKSIAVLTGPSGLTSALIGTLLGLYRYPQLTFGPFNHVLSDHNKFPALYQMAQKDTSIATAMVSLLLHFNWNWVDLFTLVDENGLWILPALKKEMAKNRVCIAFEVAIPTHAVRYTLKVMSMYNQINKSSANVLIIYGDNESLLDLMRCVEQLLIKGKVCILNSQWDLTIRKRYFMLGSLHVPLIFSHHHPDVSGFTDFVKAVNPSTYPQDFFLARLWFLSFNCSDSDSDCVTWENCPHDASLDWLPGHIFDMTMSEDSYNIYNAVYAVAQALHEMLLNQTEVQTMGNRKGTVPSPAQLHPFLKNTQFQNPAGDRVILEDKRKLEAEYDIVNIWNFPEGLDLEVNIGKFSPFALHDHQLSLSEDMVEWAIGTTEPVHSVCSESCGPGFRKYPQEGKAACCFDCIPCTENEMTNGTDMEDCVKCPDHQYANTEGNQCLLRAESFLAYGEPLGMALACMALCLSTLTALVLGVFVKHHNTPIVKANNQALSYILLISLIFCFLCSLLFIGRPNTVTCILQQTTFGVAFTVAVSTVLAKTVTVVLAFKVTSPGRRMRWLLVSGAPNFIVPICTLIQVTLCGLWLGTSPPFIDTDTYAEHGHIIILCNRGSLTAFYCVLGYLGSLAVASFTVAFLARDLPDTFNEAKFLTFSMLVFCSVWLTFLPVYHSAQGKVMVAVEVFSILASSAGLLGCIFAPKCYIILIRPDRNCLHGFRDKNHRRRNKHC from the exons GTTTttcttcaaaaactaccagtttgttttatccttGGCTTTTGCCATTGAAGGAATCAACAAAAgttctcatcttttacacaatTTGACTCTGGGATTTCATATCTGTGATATCCAATATGGAAattggctagcatttaaaaatcccttcatttgcctctttgggaagtacaagagtccaaactactcctgtatgaGAGAGAGCAAGTCCATAGCAGTGCTGACAGGACCGTCAGGATTAACATCTGCCTTGATTGGGACGTTACTAGGCCTCTACAGGTACCCACAG cttacctttgggccttttaATCATGTCCTGAGTGACCATAACAAGTTTCCTGCTCTGTATCAGATGGCCCAGAAGGACACATCgatagccactgccatggtctccttacttcTTCACTTCAACTGGAACTGGGTGGATCTGTTTACCTTAGTAGatgagaatggtttgtggattcttcctgcattgaaaaaagagatggccaagaacagagtttgtatagcctttgaggtAGCGATTCCAACCCATGCTGTACGATACACACTCAAAGTCATGTCCATGTATAACCAGataaataaatcttcagcaaatgttctCATCATATACGGTGATAATGAATCCCTACTAGATTTAATGAGGTGTGTTGAGCAACTgttaataaaaggtaaagtttgtatcctgaactcacagtgggatttaaccatcaggaagagatatttcatgctaggTTCCTTGCATGTACCCCTCATTTtctcacaccatcacccagatgtttctggattcacagattttgtcaaggcagtaaacccttccacatacccacaagactttttccttgctcggctgtggtttctatctttcaattgctcagattctgattcTGACTGTGTAacgtgggagaactgtcctcatgatgcctccttggattggttgcctgggcacatttttgacatgactatgtctgaagacagttacaatatatacaatgctgtgtatgctgtggcccaggctctccatgagatgcttctcaatcaaacagaagtacaaacaatgggaaataggaaagggacagtgccttcccctgcacag ctgcacccttttctgaagaatacccaatttcagaatcctgctggagatcggGTAATCTtagaggacaaaagaaaattggaggcagagtatgacattgtgaacatttggaattttccagaaggtcttgatcttGAGGTGAacataggaaagttttctccatttgctctacatgaccatcaactgtctttatctgaagatatggtagagtgggccataggaactacagag cctgttcattctgtgtgcagtgagagctgtggtcctggattcaggaaataccctcaggagggaaaggctgcctgctgctttgattgcattccttgcacagagaatgagatgaccaatgggacag atatggagGACTGTGTGAAAtgcccagatcaccagtatgccaacacagagggaaaccagtgcctcctaagagctgaaagcttcctggcttatggagagcccttggggatggccttggcctgcatggctctttgcttatctacactcacagcacttgttcttggggtctttgtgaaacatcacaacaccccgattgtcaaggcaaataaccaggctctcagctacatcctgctcatctccctcatcttctgcttcctctgttccttgctctttattggccgtcccaacacagtcacctgcattctacagcaaaccacatttggagttgcattcactgtagctgtttcCACTGTCTTGGCCAAAACGGTAAcggtggttctggccttcaaggtcacttctccagggagaaggatgaggtggctgctggtatcaggggctcctaacttcatcgttcccatctgcaccctgatccaggtgaccctgtgtggactctggctgggaacctctcctcccttcattgacacagacacatacGCTGAACATGGacacatcatcatcctgtgtaacaggggctccctcactgccttctactgtgtcttgggatacctgggctccctggccgtggccagcttcactgtggctttcctggccagggacctgcctgacaccttcaatgaagccaagttcctgaccttcagcatgctggtgttctgcagtgtgtggctcaccttcctgcctgtctaccacagtgcccagggcaaggtcatggtggccgtggaggtcttctccatcttggcttccagtgcagggctcctgggctgcatctttgcccccaagtgctacatcatcttgataaggccagatagaaattgtctgcatggcttcagggataaaaATCATAGAAGGAGAAATAAGCATTGTTAA